Proteins encoded within one genomic window of Bradyrhizobium sp. 186:
- a CDS encoding ABC transporter permease subunit, with protein MSRALAFPSLAVQRGILGAILLIACWEGVARGLHLPAYVLPAVSNIVAGLWSKRATLVDAAGYTLVEALVGYGLGCLIGIGLAVAIALVPALRTAILPLATAINSVPVVGYSPLILLWFGIGVSSKIVMVAMAVSFTILLSMLAGLDRVDRRAIDLMRSFGASRFGVLWRLRLPTALPLLLAGMRVSTVRSVIVAIVTEMLGAHGGLGWVIYQAVLQIDFVQVWAAIFVASAASLAFFGLIGFLERKILFWT; from the coding sequence ATGAGCCGCGCGCTCGCCTTCCCTTCGCTCGCCGTCCAGCGCGGCATCCTGGGCGCCATCCTCCTGATCGCGTGCTGGGAAGGCGTGGCGCGCGGACTGCATCTGCCGGCCTACGTTCTCCCTGCCGTCAGCAACATCGTGGCGGGACTCTGGTCCAAGCGCGCAACGCTGGTCGACGCCGCCGGCTATACCCTTGTCGAAGCGCTGGTGGGCTATGGGCTCGGCTGCCTGATCGGTATCGGCCTTGCCGTTGCCATCGCTTTGGTGCCGGCCCTTCGCACCGCAATCCTGCCCCTGGCGACCGCGATCAACTCTGTGCCTGTGGTCGGTTATTCACCGCTGATCCTGCTCTGGTTCGGCATCGGCGTCAGCTCGAAGATCGTGATGGTCGCAATGGCGGTGAGCTTCACCATCCTGCTGTCGATGCTGGCCGGACTCGATCGTGTCGATCGTCGTGCCATCGATCTCATGCGCAGCTTCGGCGCAAGCCGCTTCGGCGTGCTGTGGCGCCTGCGCCTGCCGACCGCCTTGCCGTTGCTGCTCGCCGGAATGCGCGTCTCCACGGTGCGCAGCGTCATCGTCGCGATCGTCACCGAAATGCTCGGCGCGCATGGCGGGCTCGGCTGGGTCATCTACCAGGCCGTGCTTCAGATCGACTTCGTCCAGGTCTGGGCGGCGATCTTCGTGGCGTCCGCGGCGAGCCTCGCCTTCTTCGGCCTGATCGGCTTTCTCGAGCGTAAGATCCTGTTCTGGACATGA
- a CDS encoding ABC transporter permease yields the protein MNDHAATSLGQGQMATRPIVMPASLRKLIRLLLGLAIAAVIWEGAVRLFGIRPYYLPRLSTILMAIAATPRAYVDGFLRTLAETLIGFAAGGAFGVLIGIAFFRMRALREMVFPIFVVSQTIPVIAFGALVVLWFGNTLLAKAIIAFYLTFFPVTVNTLLGLETVDSKQVALMRSFGASNRQLLLRLQLPTALPQIFVALRLAASLSLVGAIVGEWFGDTTGLGVLLLQAMFTENVVAIWAALLAAALLGTGFYAVVAAVERRLVFWNAEQ from the coding sequence GTGAACGATCATGCGGCAACGTCGCTCGGGCAGGGCCAGATGGCGACACGGCCAATCGTAATGCCGGCTTCGCTGCGGAAGCTGATCCGGCTCCTGCTTGGCCTTGCCATCGCGGCGGTGATCTGGGAAGGCGCGGTGCGGCTGTTCGGCATCCGGCCCTACTATCTGCCGCGCCTCAGCACGATCCTGATGGCGATTGCGGCCACGCCTCGCGCCTATGTCGACGGGTTCCTGCGCACGCTTGCCGAGACGCTGATCGGCTTTGCCGCCGGCGGCGCGTTCGGCGTGCTCATAGGCATCGCGTTCTTCCGCATGCGTGCGCTGCGCGAGATGGTGTTTCCGATCTTCGTGGTGTCGCAGACCATTCCGGTCATCGCGTTCGGCGCGCTGGTGGTGCTGTGGTTCGGCAATACACTGCTCGCCAAGGCGATCATCGCGTTCTATCTGACCTTCTTTCCGGTGACGGTGAACACGCTGCTTGGCCTGGAGACGGTCGATTCCAAGCAGGTGGCGCTGATGCGCAGCTTTGGCGCTTCCAATCGCCAGCTTCTGCTGCGCCTGCAGCTTCCGACAGCGTTGCCGCAGATCTTCGTGGCGTTGCGGCTCGCCGCGTCGCTGAGCCTGGTCGGCGCCATCGTCGGCGAATGGTTCGGCGACACCACCGGACTCGGCGTCCTGCTGCTCCAGGCGATGTTTACCGAGAACGTCGTCGCGATCTGGGCCGCCCTGCTCGCCGCCGCCCTGCTCGGCACCGGCTTCTATGCGGTCGTCGCCGCGGTGGAGCGGCGTCTGGTATTCTGGAACGCCGAGCAATGA